In one window of Thalassophryne amazonica chromosome 9, fThaAma1.1, whole genome shotgun sequence DNA:
- the LOC117517484 gene encoding LOW QUALITY PROTEIN: zinc finger and BTB domain-containing protein 20-like (The sequence of the model RefSeq protein was modified relative to this genomic sequence to represent the inferred CDS: inserted 1 base in 1 codon; deleted 2 bases in 2 codons) yields MTERIHNINLHNFSNSVLETLNEQRNRGHFCDVTVRIHGSMLRAHRCVLAAGSPFFQDKLLLGYSDIEIPSVVSVQSIQKLIDFMYSGILRVSQSEALQILTAASILQIKTVIDECTRIVSQNVGLAGPGGFPVIPGDSGQETPRGTPESGTSGPSSDAESGYMQATSQQSVERAYTSLYPYQGLSLHNGTRERPLYISPVSTNYDQILSIQKDQQSQDPPWINRIQERCQQVNRFGSTGESIHCRKQPRPVRLQTGGMHIKQEADDEYSCYDNLEDCQEDTDHNEGVESESKVESFDSGVSSSISTEPDALEQQPYLTSFGREVGGEGQQGEGGSQQIKVSDSSPEQIQRTEDSDPSHSTSDSSMMQPLPNSVMSHSLTALHYIRQAETRTSNLRMPLTSNSQVMGSAGNTFLPPLFSPQTGRDIKPFLYLPGQHQQFAMPSFPNPIQTPQAPAQQQQQSSGGGMGQGEKKPYECTLCSKTFTAKQNYVKHMFVHTGEKPHQCSICWRSFSLKDYLIKHMVTHTRGARTYQCSICNKRFTQKSSLNVHMRLHRGEKSYECYICKKKFSHKTLLERHMALHTAGGAVMGLLGSAGTVGRVSIPMPIAAPEPGAGXVALAMPVSGGAGVGVGTGVGVAAEASCQEGTTYVCSVCPAKFDQIELFNDHMRMHVSDG; encoded by the exons ATGACCGAGCGCATTCATAACATCAATCTTCACAACTTCAGCAATTCTGTACTTGAGACCCTCAATGAGCAGCGTAACCGTGGGCACTTCTGTGACGTGACAGTTCGGATCCATGGAAGTATGCTGCGAGCTCACCGGTGTGTGCTGGCTGCTGGGAGCCCCTTCTTTCAGGACAAGCTGCTCTTGGGCTACAGCGACATTGAGATCCCTTCTGTGGTCTCTGTGCAATCCATCCAAAAGCTGATTGACTTTATGTATAGTGGGATCCTGCGGGTGTCTCAGTCAGAGGCCCTGCAGATCCTCACTGCTGCCAGCATCTTACAAATCAAGACCGTCATTGATGAGTGTACCCGCATCGTGTCTCAGAATGTGGGCCTGGCTGGTCCAGGGGGGTTCCCTGTTATACCAGGAGATTCTGGTCAGGAAACACCTCGTGGCACACCCGAGTCTGGCACCTCCGGGCCCAGCAGTGACGCAGAGTCAGGTTATATGCAAGCAACATCACAGCAAAGTGTAGAACGTGCTTACACATCACTGTACCCCTACCAAGGCCTTTCTCTACACAATGGCACCCGCGAGCGCCCCCTTTATATTAGCCCTGTGTCAACAAATTATGATCAGATTCTCAGCATTCAGAAGGACCAGCAATCTCAAGATCCGCCCTGGATTAACCGCATCCAGGAGAGGTGTCAGCAAGTCAACCGCTTTGGCTCCACGGGAGAATCCATTCACTGCCGCAAGCAACCCCGACCGGTACGCCTACAAACAGGAGGAATGCACATAAAGCAGGAGGCTGACGATGAGTATAGTTGCTACGATAATTTGGAGGACTGCCAAGAGGACACTGATCATAATGAGGGTGTGGAGAGTGAATCCAAGGTGGAAAGTTTTGACTCAGGGGTTAGCTCCTCCATTAGTACTGAGCCAGATGCTTTGGAACAGCAGCCGTATCTGACTAGCTTTGGGCGAGAAGTAGGTGGGGAAGGGCAGCAAGGTGAAGGAGGTTCACAGCAGATAAAGGTCAGTGACTCTTCCCCTGAGCAGATTCAAAGGACAGAGGACAGTGATCCATCCCACAGCACTAGTGACAGTAGCATGATGCAGCCTCTGCCAAACTCAGTCATGTCCCATTCCTTGACTGCCTTGCACTACATACGCCAGGCAGAAACACGCACCAGCAATCTAAGGATGCCGCTCACCAGCAATTCCCAGGTGATGGGCTCTGCTGGAAACACCTTCTTGCCCCCACTCTTTTCTCCGCAGACAGGTAGAGATATTAAGCCTTTCCTCTACCTTCCCGGTCAGCACCAACAGTTTGCAATGCCATCATTCCCAAATCCGATACAGACACCGCAAGCGCcagctcagcagcagcagcagtcttCAGGAGGAGGAATGGGACAGGGAGAAAAGAAGCCCTATGAATGCACTCTCTGCAGTAAAACCTTTACTGCTAAACAGAACTACGTTAAACACATGTTTGTCCATACTG GTGAGAAGCctcatcagtgcagcatctgctggCGCTCGTTCTCTCTGAAGGATTATTTAATCAAACACATGGTGACACACACCAGG GGTGCGAGGACCtaccagtgcagcatctgcaacaAGCGTTTTACCCAG AAGAGCTCGCTCAATGTCCACATGCGGCTGCACCGCGGAGAGAAGTCCTACGAGTGCTACATATGTAAGAAGAAGTTCTCCCACAAAACCCTGCTGGAGAGGCACATGGCGCTGCATACAGCAGGCGGCGCTGTCATGGGGCTGTTGGGGAGCGCAGGTACTGTGGGCCGAGTCTCCATCCCCATGCCTATAGCTGCCCCCGAGCCCGGAGCTG GTGTAGCCCTCGCTATGCCAGTGAGCGGTGGTGCTGGAGTAGGGGTCGGAACGGGAGTGGGCGTAGCCGCTGAAGCGAGCTGCCAAGAAGGGACCACCTACGTGTGCTCCGTCTGTCCTGCCAAGTTCGACCAAATTGAGCTCTTCAATGACCACATGCGAATGCATGTCTCCGATGGATAA